The Euleptes europaea isolate rEulEur1 chromosome 19, rEulEur1.hap1, whole genome shotgun sequence genome includes a window with the following:
- the TMEM201 gene encoding transmembrane protein 201, translating to MEGVGALLAGCPPAGLAGGLGVTVCAAAGGVWLYKRARRKKPTHTTVNCWFCNQDTVVPYGNRNCWDCPNCEQYNGFQENGDYNKPIPAQYMEHLNHIVSGAGACYDPTKPQQWVSSQVLLCRKCNNHQTLKIKQLASFMPREEEKYDEEIEVYKHHLEQTYKLCRPCQAAVEYYIKHQNRKLRALLLRHHFSHRKMDQSYMQSFYAAASAASATTPIHVLALRFLAFLSCTILIVMAVYGSGNPFSPEPASPPPPPPLARNGSEPATPSNGTLLELLGWREMVHLLPEQLLAVLSVAWTYGKNHQVAVVALGLLLCISAMLLAGRIRLRRIDAFASALWLVVMGFHLAERYLQADTPSWLDTAKFGTTSLCCLVGFAAAVATRKSTGQRRPRSRRYFSGDPVAAFPSSPGMGFPYPPAAPSVFIPTPPSILPLMNQQFFYSPRRTSSSSLPGRLNRALSLGTIPSLARTDSGYLFSGSRPPSLTSHSKESPVSEYFSFLSGSCVSSPAPSPPPSVAGSVTSSSGSLHYRRPLISPARLNLKGQRLMLFPSQGHAHHREDHIPSENGVFASDVPAFPKRSLGDRGMHDMRSVIEAGSVCSNRSVKKQDDSSHSSSCVVDTTTKGEELTGWRGRFGNSAVRGLLAISLTVNAIFTSAYLYQSFR from the exons ATGGAAGGGGTCGGCGCGCTGCTGGCCGGCTGCCCTCCGGCCGGCCTGGCGGGAGGCCTGGGGGTGACCGTGTGCGCCGCCGCCGGAGGAGTCTGGCTCTACAAGAGGGCCCGGAG GAAgaaacccacacacacaactgtgaaCTGCTGGTTCTGCAACCAGGACACTGTGGTGCCGTACGGGAACCGCAATTGTTGGGATTGCCCCAACTGCGAGCAGTACAATGGTTTCCAAGAG AACGGCGATTACAACAAGCCCATCCCGGCTCAGTACATGGAGCACCTGAACCACATCGTCTCTGGGGCTGGCGCTTGCTATGACCCCACCAAGCCCCAGCAGTGGGTCAGCAGCCAGGTTTTGCTCTGCAGGAAATGCAACAACCACCAGACCCTGAAGATCAAGCAGCTGGCATCCTTCATGCCCCGGGAGGAG GAGAAGTACGACGAGGAGATCGAGGTGTACAAGCACCACCTGGAGCAGACCTACAAGCTCTGCCGCCCCTGCCAGGCTGCCGTGGAATACTACATCAAGCACCAGAACCGGAAGCTGCGGGCCTTGCTCCTCCGCCACCACTTCAGTCACCGGAAGATGGACCAGTCCTACATGCAG AGTTTCTACGCGGCTGCCTCCGCAGCCTCCGCCACCACGCCAATCCACGTGCTGGCGCTCCGTTTCCTGGCCTTCCTCAGCTGCACCATCCTCATCGTCATGGCCGTTTATGGATCGGGCAACCCCTTCTCCCCTGAGCCGGCCAGCCCTCCTCCCCCGCCGCCATTGGCGAGGAATGGCTCTGAGCCAGCCACCCCCAGCAACGGCACTCTGCTGGAACTCCTGGGCTGGCGAGAGATGGTTCACCTGTTGCCGGAGCAACTGCTGGCGGTGCTGAGCGTGGCCTGGACCTACGGGAAGAACCATCAGGTGGCTGTCGTGGCCCTGGGGCTGCTGTTGTGCATTTCGGCCATGTTGTTAGCTGGGCGCATCAG GTTGCGGCGAATCGATGCCTTTGCCTCTGCCCTGTGGCTAGTGGTGATGGGCTTCCATCTGGCGGAGAGGTACCTGCAGGCCgacacccccagctggctggacaCGGCAAAGTTTGGCACGACCTCCCTGTGCTGCCTCGTGGGCTTCGCAGCAGCTGTCGCCACCAGGAAATCGACGGGCCAGCGGAGACCCCGATCCCGAAG GTACTTTTCCGGAGACCCGGTCGCAGCGTTCCCCAGCAGTCCTGGCATGGGCTTCCCATACCCTCCTGCCGCTCCATCGGTTTTCATCCCGACCCCTCCCAGCATTCTCCCGTTGATGAACCAGCAGTTCTTCTACTCCCCACGGCgaacttcctcttcttctcttcctggaCGACTAAACCGGGCCCTCTCCTTGGGCACTATTCCTTCCCTGGCCAGGACGG aTTCTGGTTATCTGTTCAGCGGAAGCCGCCCCCCGTCGCTGACCTCTCACTCCAAGGAGTCACCTGTGTCAG AATATTTCTCCTTTCTGTCCGGAAGCTGCGTCTCCTCACCCGCTCCGTCGCCGCCACCTTCCGTCGCCGGCTCAGTGACATCCAGCTCCGGCTCCCTGCACTACCGCCGGCCCCTCATCAGCCCCGCGCGGCTCAACCTGAAAGGCCAGCGGCTCATGCTCTTCCCGTCTCAGGGCCACGCCCACCACAGGGAAGACCACATCCCCTCGGAGAACGGGGTCTTTGCCTCGGACGTGCCCGCCTTCCCGAAGAGGAGTCTGGGTGACCGTGGAATGCATG ATATGAGGTCGGTCATTGAAGCAGGAAGTGTCTGCAGCAACCGCTCGGTCAAGAAACAAGACGATTCCTCCCATTCGTCAAGCTGCGTAGTGGACACCACGACCAAAGGGGAGGAGCTAACGGGCTGGAGGG